A window of Daucus carota subsp. sativus chromosome 2, DH1 v3.0, whole genome shotgun sequence genomic DNA:
AAAAAGATAGCTAGAAGAGGAAGATTATTGaagaaaacaaatcaaataataGAGTTTGAGACTTTCTGTCGATGAAAACCAAGCCCGAGTTTTAATCACTGTAACACTCGTAAGCATTATACTCAAGCTTGTATTTAActttagaggtaattgcatatcgcaccccctaagtatcgttcaaaaacgatattgtacccatactttgagaaactcaactcgcaccccctatctttacatttcacgAACGATATgcaccccctccgttaaattccattaaattccgttaacttccgttaaaatactcctttcgtctcaatttacatgtcctttttgctTTTCGCGGGgtcaaattaactaatttttgaccgactattagaaaatatttatttattattttaggaaatagaaagttacatattaaaatagactagatttacttttttgatgattttttttaaaaaaaatttgtttaattaagctatccccaagtcaaaatgattttacatatcaaatttttgtttgataaaagtgtatattttataaaaatatcacataatatttattttttatatttaaaatagtttatattttaagtacttaatacacataccactaaaaatttaaaataatttgatatgtaaaatcattttgacttagggatatcttaattaaataaaaaataaaaaaaaatatcaccaaGAAGTGAATGTagtctatattaatatgtaactttctatttcctaaaataataaataaatattttctaatagttagttaaaaattagccaatttgacttctcgaaaagcaaaaaggacatgtaaattgatacggatggagtattttaacggaagttagcagaggggggtgcgtatcgttcttgaaatgtaaaaataggTTGTGCGATTTGAGTTTCCAAAAGTATGggcacaatatcgtttttgaacgtaagttagggggtccgattTGCAATTACTTGtatagtgacttaacggagttAACGGCGTTAACGGCAGAGGGGTGCATCTCGGGTTTGAActgtaaagataaggggtgcgagttgagtttctcaaagtatgggtacaatatcgtttttgaacgatagttagggggtgcgatatgcaattacctcttaactttattgtatattatgtaaatataatattatttaaatcttTATCATATAAACTTTTTTGATAGATTAAATCATTTATATTCGAGCCGAATATACTATATCCAGGTATTTTCCAGCTATATTCAAGTTTTTGTCAAAGTTTTTGTCAATTTATTGAACCGAGTTCGAACCTCAGTTGAGGGGAGTTTCGAATTGAAAATCAAGTTGAACCCGCACTTTTTAGTCCGATTCAAAATTGATTCAGGTCGACTCATTTCCACCCCTCCCGGCAAGgtattctttttcttcaaaactTATAacttaaatacaaaaaatagtaCGTAATTGCTTCTTTATTCTTACTTTCTTTAATGCTCAAATTAATAAACTATTGAATTCTTGTTATCCCCCATGTTACGGTTAGGCCACGAaagaaaatgataaattaattcAACTAGTTAATTTGTCTCTGGTCATTGGCAGAAATTCTATCCTATATTCCAATACGTAATCACTACATGACAATAGTAGTTAATTGTTATTAACCACTAGTCATGAGAGGGTTTAGCATAAATCAACCCAGCTTATAATAAAGCATAAGCAGGGAGATTGTACAGCATATGCATCCTCAATTTAAccaaaccaattttttttttacgtaggaacccgcagttACTCTCCGGGTGCGCACTGGTAAACCCATGAGCTCACGCAATAACAAAAGAGATCTTTTGGTGAAAACACACAAACACCAACAatcaaaataaatcaaattatgGATTAACTTGGGATGTGATAGGTGTTCCGTCCATATGCAAGTATATGGCGGTGAAGGCTGAAGTGGGAAAAAGCTATACTGCAATAAGAATTTGAATGAACACAGAAAATATATAATGAGTCCCCCACTTATCACATTACAATGACACTTACCACCACTACCGCCTAGGCACCTACCACTCCAACAACACCACTAACTCTCTTATGGGACACCTTCGTTTTTTCAATCAATAAAGAACAAAGTAAATCAGAAACTACTAGAATTCCCCATGCAACTTTACTGTTCTGCTTGTATATGCAATGCCTATATAAGGACTGTCCCTGGTTTACCATAAGTTGTCCTACATTAAACTTGCATACACAAAAGACAAAGTCGTTTATGCGAATTATCTCTCTCGTTTGCATTTAGGAAATTTGATGAAAATGGTTAGTCCAAAGGTGATTGCTTCTGCATTTTTGGTTTTGTTCTTGGTGGATATCTGTTTTGCAGCCAGGGCTCCTAAGGCATTGTATGGTAAAGGTGGCGGAGGTGGAGGGGGAGGGGGGAAAGGAGGTGGTGGAGGTGGAGGCGGGTCAGATGAATATGGGTCTGGTTCAGGATACGGTTCTGGTTATGGATCTGGGGGAGGTTCAGGGTACGGTGGTTATGGTGGGGAAGGGGAAGAATATGGTAgtggtggaggtggaggaaGTGGAGGAGGGGGTGGTGGGGGAGGTGGAAGGGGCTCAGGCGGGGGTTACGGATCTGGTTATGGGTCTGGAAGTGGATCAGGGTATGGATCAGGTGGCGGAAAAGGTAGGGGTGGAGGTCGCGGTGGGGGTCAaggtggaggaggtggaggcGGAGGTGGATCTGGTTCTGGTTCGGGATCAGGTAGTGGTTCAGGGTATGGTAGTGGCAGCGGCTCAGGATATGGGTCAGGAGGCGGCAGGGGCAGtggaggaggtggtggtggaggaggaggcGGTGGAGGTGGAGGGGGAGGAGGTGGTGGTTCAGGCTCTGGGTCAGGATATGGTAGTGGATCAGGTTACGGATCAGGTTATGGTTCAGGTGGTGGTGATGGAGGGGATCATGAACCATGAATAATTTAAGCCATGCATATATATCACAACTATATTTAAGATGGCCAATTGGCCAATGTATTTGTGCAATAAGTTGGCTTCTATCAATCATTCGTTCACATATGTATTGGTAAATGCTGCATGGGTGTTTTACCCACGGTACGTACGCTACTATCAGTTGATGTAATGATTATACCACATTGTTTAATAATAACACACCCTCTTTTAAATTGACTACTATGAAAGTTCATATACCCGTATAAAATGAACCACAGCTTACTTACCTTTATCTCCTGAATTGGTTAGTTACAGTTTCTGTAACTGGTGTAAACTTATCATGCAGTCTGCAGCAAGGGCTTTTAATCACCTTTATACGCAAGTGAAACCGACATAGCTGCAAACATTAGATTAATTAGTAAACTGTGATCTGTGGTAGTGTGAACGATATTcagaaaaaccgaaaatgatAAGATCAAACTGCGGATATACCACAATAAAAATAGTTAGCAACATCTCTAACATGCATATTTGCTAAAATGTTTACGGCCAAGAAAGAAGCTACATATATCCGTACAATTACAACTGCTACGACAGAGATTTCTGCAGGTAATTTTAgttgtatatttttgtataaaagattCCTTCACGAATAGTGTTCTCTTGGGACCACAATCTCATTGCTGAATTTGTATCTTTATGCACATATCTTTGTACTAGTTTACTACTATCAACTAACTGCAACATTCGTCATAATATATAGAATTTGCAGAAACGTTTACTAATAAACTTCTCTACCAAAACGGATCACAGATCTTTCTAATCACTCTAGTGATGCTCAACAGCTGAATCCAGTTTGCGCATTATCATGTCCTCAGCTACACAGATTGCTCTTTCGGACCCTGTGATTGTCACTTTCCTGCCAAAATTTGGTCCAAGCACATTAAAACACTGAACGTCAAACAGTGCAGGTTCTTTTGGCTAAATAAGCCAGAAGAAACTCAAATTAGAATTTTGGATGGTACTTTTACTATTTATAGGTACCATGTGAGGTActtttatcattttaacacCAAAAAAATTACTTGTAAGCACTTAGGCAAACAGTGGCAGTGCACCATTAGGTTCAATACCTGTCAGTTGTCCCAGATATGAAATCATTTCGATTTGATACCTTTATCCTGGCCTCACTaatctgtaaaaaaaataagtagGGAGAGTTAAAAACTGGCCATAAAGAGGCAACAGGAAACAACTGATATACCTGGCTAATCCTTCTTAGGTTCCTTCCACCACGACCGAGAACAAGTCCTATATGTTCATCTGCAACGCCAATGGTGACAGAGTTGCCCTCACCTTCCTGCAAAGCACCAAGGCCCTGTCATTGACACCAGAAATTAGATAAGTTATGACCtgcaaaaataataacataattaCAATACAGAGCTCACTATAAATTATCAGCTTGTACCCTGCAGTTGGTAACTACAATGTGAACACGAAACATAATAGGTTGACAAGCAGAAACACACCTAGAGGGCATCATCGGAAAATAGTGCAAAAAATGGATTTACTAACCAATTCGAGGTgctttatcattttttattCTCTTTGTTCTTTTTTGGTAAAGGAAGTTACCAACTTCTAGGGCAGTCTCCCTATCATTAATGTGCATGTATGTAGAAGAATTTCTAAGATTTACCGGCAAGTGATCAGGTGGAATAACAGGTATAGAAAGGATCGATCACAACCTTAAGTCAGAACCCAgttatcataaaataaaattaaccaAATTCAGTTTCTACCAAaagtaaaatattactttaaGTATGGTAGCTGACTTATTTGATCAGCTGCCAAAACCAAATCAGTATGCTCAACTAGTATCTAGTTTCATAAGTTAACTATATGCAAAATAATTACTCAATAGAATACAACAAAACTGGTAATGATGCAAAACAATGATGATCAAGAACCTGGGTTGAAGAACAAAAGAATCATATCAATACCAAGAAAATGACATAATATACTCTGAGTTTAGCACTTGAATTTAGTCCTTGCTGCACAATTTCATTTCAGAACCACTGCCATACATATGCTATGACTCTTCATGTTAAAAACTCTTTGAATTACTCTTCATG
This region includes:
- the LOC108208033 gene encoding glycine-rich cell wall structural protein 2-like — translated: MKMVSPKVIASAFLVLFLVDICFAARAPKALYGKGGGGGGGGGKGGGGGGGGSDEYGSGSGYGSGYGSGGGSGYGGYGGEGEEYGSGGGGGSGGGGGGGGGRGSGGGYGSGYGSGSGSGYGSGGGKGRGGGRGGGQGGGGGGGGGSGSGSGSGSGSGYGSGSGSGYGSGGGRGSGGGGGGGGGGGGGGGGGGGSGSGSGYGSGSGYGSGYGSGGGDGGDHEP